From the Actinopolymorpha singaporensis genome, the window CCGGGCTCGGAAAGACCCACCTGCTGCACGCGATCGGCCACTACGTCCGGAACCTCTTCGCGAACGCCCGGATTCGTTACGTGTCCAGCGAGGAGTTCACCAACGACTTCATCAACTCGATCCGGGACGACAAGGCGCCGACGTTCCAGCGCCGCTACCGCGACGTGGACGTACTCCTGGTCGACGACATCCAGTTCCTGGAGAACAAGGAGCGCACGCAGGAGGAGTTCTTCCACACCTTCAACGCGCTCCACAACGCGAACAAGCAGATCGTGATCTCCTCGGACCGGCCGCCGAAGCGCCTGGAGACGCTGGAGGACCGGCTGCGCAACCGGTTCGAGTGGGGACTGATCACCGACATCCAGCCGCCCGATCTGGAGACCCGGATCGCGATCCTGCGCAAGAAGGCCGCCCAGGAACGCCTCACCGCGCCGCCGGAGGTGCTGGAGTTCATCGCCAGCAAGATCCAGACCAACATCCGTGAGCTCGAGGGCGCACTGATCCGGGTGACGGCGTTCGCCAGTCTCAACCGGCAGGCCGTCGACCTCGCCCTGGCCGAGATCGTGCTCAAGGACCTCATCCCTACCGGTGGCGAGCCGGAGATCACCGCCGGCCAGATCATGGCGCAGACGTCGTCGTACTTCGGCCTGTCGATGGACGACCTCTGCGGCTCCAGCCGCAGCCGGGTCCTGGTGACGGCGCGGCAGATCGCGATGTACCTCTGCCGCGAGCTCACCGACCTGTCGCTGCCGAAGATCGGCCAGCAGTTCGGCGGGCGTGACCACACCACGGTGATGCACGCGGACCGGAAGATCCGGCAGCTGATGGCTGAACGGCGCAGCGTCTACAACCAGGTGACGGAGCTCACGAACCGCATCAAGCAGCAGGCCCGTTCCTCCTGAACCACCTCACCGCGGCACGCCAGCACGAACTGCCCGTCACACCCTCGCGCAGTGCTCACACCCTGGGGACAACTCTGTGGATCAATCCGGACCCGGTCGGGGAAGAACTGTGGATCGGGTGGGACAGAACTCAACGGTCCACCGGGCCCACCCAGGCACCCCCAGCCGCACACACAGCCCCGGTGGACGCTCGCAGGCCCGCTGAGCAGCGCAAACGCGAGTTATCCCCAGTGTCCACCGCACCTATGACGAAGCTGAGCCTATTTACGTCGATGACAAGAACTCCACAATCCCCAACGGCCCGCTCCTGGGGACGACGTCACCAGCCCCCGCACTTTCAGACCCCGACGGCCGACCGGGGCGGCGACCGGGCCCGGACGGGGAGGTGCACTGCGGATCCGTCAGGTCGCCCCGCCGCCACCGCCGACCTGGTCGGCGGTGTAGCGTCGTGCTCCCAGTTGGCCGCTGTCCGTCGAGGAGGCGAAGAGCGGTGAAGTTCCGCGTAGACCGTGACGTCCTCGCCGATTCGGTGGCCTGGGTGGCACGCAGCCTTCCGTCCAGGCCCTCGCTGCCCGTGCTTGCCGGCATGTTGGTCGAGGCCCGCGACGGTGAGTTGCTGCTGTCCGGCTTCGACTACGAAACCTCCGCGCGCGTCAGCGTGCCCGCCGACGTCTCCGCCGAGGGTTCGGCGTTGGTGTCCGGGCGCCTGCTCGCAGACATCAGCCGGAGCCTGCCGGCCCAGCCGGTCGACCTCACCGCCGAGGGCGGCAAGGTCGTGGTGACCTGCCGCAGCGCGCGGTTCACCGTGCAGACGCTGCCGGTCGAGGACTACCCCGAGCTGCCCCAGATGCCGGCCGCCTCCGGCATGGTGAAGGGCGACGTGTTCGCCAACGCCGTCTCGCAGGTGGCCGTGGCCGCCGGACGCGACGACATGCTGCCGGTCCTCACCGGCGTCCGGATCGAGATCGAGGGCTCGTCGGTGACGCTCGCCGCGACCGACCGCTACCGCCTCGCGGTACGCGAGTTCACCTGGTCGCCCGAGCAGTCCGACCTGTCCGCCACCGCTCTGGTGCCGGCCCGGGTCCTCGCCGACACGGCCAAGGCGTTCGGTGCCGGATCGGACGTGACGATCGCGCTCGCCGCTCCGGGCACCGGCAGCGGCGAGGGACTCGTGGGCTTCACCGGCACCACCGGTGGCTCCCAGCGCCGGACGACCACCCGGTTGCTGGACGGTGAGTTCCCGAAGTACCGCACGCTCTTCCCGCCCGAGCAGCAGACCGTCGCCCGGGTGGAGACGAGCTCCCTCGTCGAGTCGCTGAAGCGCGTCGCCCTGGTGGCCGAACGCAACACCCCGATCCGGCTGACGTTCGACGACGGGGTCGCCACCTTGGAGGCGGGCAGCAGCGACGAGGCCCAGGCGTCGGAGTCGATCGACGCGACCATCGAGGGCGAAGGGCTGACCATCGGGTTCAACCCGCAGTACCTCCTCGACGGCCTGGGCGCGATCGAGGCGCCGATCGCGCAGTTCGCGTTCACCCAGTCGACCCGTCCGGCCGTCCTCACCGGCCTGGCCGCTGCCGACGCCGAGCCGAACAGCGACTATCGCTACCTGCTGATGCCGGTACGGCTGCAGAGCTGAGGCTCGACGGGCTCACTCGGGCCGATCAGCAGGCCGATGCGGGAATGCCCCGGCGACGTTGGGGCAGCACACGGGAGGAACGGCGTACCGGCACACGAGAAGGGACTGGTTCTGATGGAGATCGGGCTTGTCGGGCTGGGCAAGATGGGCGCGAACATGCGGGAGCGCCTGCGAGCAGCCGATCACACGGTCGTGGGGTACGACCACAATCCCGAGGTCTCCGACGTGGACAGTCTCGAGGCCATGGTCGCCCAGATGTCGCGGCCACGCGTCGTGTGGGTGATGGTGCCGGCCGGGGCACCGACCCGAGCGGTGATCGCCGAGCTCGCCAAGCTTCTCGACGACGGTGACGTGGTCGTCGACGGCGGCAACTCGCGGTGGACCGACGACGTCACCAGCGCCCAGACGCTCGCCGAACGCGGCATCGGGTTCGTCGACTGCGGCGTGTCCGGCGGGGTGTGGGGCCGCACCAACGGCTACGCGCTGATGTGCGGTGGCACCGCCGAGGACGTGGCCAAGGTCCAGCCGGCGTTCGACGCGCTCAAGCCGGAGGGCGAGTTCGGCTTCGTCCACGCCGGCAAGGTCGGCGCCGGCCACTTCGCGAAGATGGTGCACAACGGCATCGAGTACGGCGTGATGCAGGCCTACGCCGAGGGCTACGAGCTTCTCGAGGCCACCGACATCGTCGACAACGTCACCGACGTCTTCCGCTCCTGGCGCGAGGGCACGGTGATCCGGTCCTGGCTGCTCGACCTGCTGGTCTCCGCACTCGAGGAGGACCAGGGGCTGGAGAAGATCAAGGGGTACGCCGACGACTCCGGCGAAGGTCGCTGGACCGTCGAGGCCGCCATCGACAACGCCGTACCCATGCCCGCCATCGCCGCGGCGCTGTTCGCCCGTTTCGCGTCCCGCCAGGAGGACTCCCCGGCGATGAAGGCGATCGCCGCGATGCGCAACCAGTTCGGCGGCCACGCGGTGCACCCGGACGCCCATGCGGTGCGCCCGGACACCGAGGCTCCCTGAGCCCATCCTCCGACGCACTGCCGTGTACGTCGCGCATCTCTCCCTCACCGACTTCCGCAACTACGCCACGGTCGAGCTCGACCTCGAACCCGGGGTCACGGTGTTTCTGGGCCAGAACGGCCAGGGCAAGACCAATCTCGTGGAGGCGGTCGGTTACCTCGCCACGCTCGGATCGCACCGGGTGCCGCACGACGCGCCGCTGGTGCGCGCCGACGCCACCCGTGCGATCGTCCGCGGGGACGTCGTCCGTGACGCCCGGCACCTGCTGATCGAGCTCGAGGTCACGCCCGGCCGCGCCAACCGGGCCCGGCTCAACCGGTCGCCGGTCTCCCGGCCGCGGGACGTGCTCGGAGTTCTCCGCACGGTCCTGTTCGCACCCGAGGACCTCGCCCTGGTGAAGGGCGACCCGGACACCCGGCGGCGGTTCCTGGACGAGTTGCTGGTGGCCCGCGCGCCGAGACTCGCCGGCGTACGCCAGGACTACGACCGGGTCCTGCGCCAGCGGAACACCCTGCTGAAGACAGCAGCCCAGGCGTCCTCGGGTGCGCTGCGCACACTGGACGCGTGGGACTCGCACCTGGCCCGGCTCAGCGGGGAGCTCCTCGCTGCCAGGCTGGCCACCATCGAGTTGCTGGGTCCCCTGGTGGCGAAGGCGTACGCACACGTCTCGCCCACGCAGGAGGAGGTCCGGCTCGACTACCGCTGCTCCGCCGAACTCGGCGACCAGGTCACCGCCGCCGCGCTGGCCGACGACGTCACCGCCGCGCTGGCCGAACGCCGGGACGAGGAGGTACGCCGCGGCGTCTCGCTGGTCGGTCCGCACCGCGACGACGTGGTCCTGAGCCTCGGAGAATTCCCCGCGAAGGGGTACGCCAGCCACGGCGAGTCGTGGTCGGTGGCGCTGGCGCTGCGGCTCGCGGCGTACGACCTGTTGTCCAGCGACGGCGGCGAGCCGGTGCTGATCCTGGACGACGTGTTCGCCGAACTCGACGCCGGCCGCCGGCGCCGGTTGGCGGGCCTGGTCGCCGGCGCGGAGCAGGTGCTGGTCACCGCGGCCGTGGCCGAGGATGTCCCGGAGCAGCTGGCCGGGGCGCGCTACGTCGTGGCTGAAGGGAGGGTCGAGCGTGCCGACCGAGCCGCGTGACCAGCCGGAGGGCTCGACTCCGGCCGAACCGTCCACGCCGTTCCCCGGCGCTTCGAACGCCCTCGACCCCACGGTGCCCGCCGACCTTGTCGACCCCGTCGGGGGGGAGGTCCAGACTCCGGCCGGTCAGGTCGACGAGGCGCCGGAAGGCCCCCACTCGCCCGACGACGGCGACGCGACCTGGAATCCGTCCGGCCTCGAACTGGCCCGGGCGGTCGCGGCAGCCCTCGCACGTCCCGGGCTCGGCGGCCCCGGTGGCCGCGCGGGTGGGCGGTCCGGTTCGGCGGGCCGCGCCGATCGGCGTTCCCGGTCAGGTCGCACGACGCGAACCACCCGGTCCGGTGCCGGTCCCGACGACCGTGACCCGCAGGTGCTCGACGCCACCATCGGCCGGCTGGTCGACGAACGCGGCTGGAGCACCGACGTGGCGGTCGCCGGTGCGCTCGCCCGCTGGGACCACATCGTCGGGCCGGACGTCGCCGCGCATTGTCGCGCGGAGCGGTACGTCGACGCCGAACTGACCGTCCGGGCCGACTCGACCGCGTGGGCGACCCAGGTCCGGCTGCTCGCGCCGAGCCTGGTCCGGCGGCTGAACGAGGAACTCGGGGACGGCACCGTCCGCCGGGTGGTCGTTCTCGGTCCGTCGGCGCCGAGCTGGCAGCGGGGTCTGCGCAGCGTCCGCGACGGACGGGGTCCCCGGGACACCTACGGCTGAGCTGCCCGGGTTCACCCTCCGCCGGAGCCCGGGCAGCGACGCCGATTCGCCCGCGTTGCCGCCATCGTCCCCTCTGCTCCTGTCGTCCGGGCCAGCTCCGAACGGCCTGGTTCCGGTCGCCCCGGCCCGTCCCCGCCCGCCCACCCGTGATCGTCCGCAGAAGCCACTCAGACCGATCAGCGGAAGCGAAGGTACGGAGGGGGATACCTCAGCCGCGGCTGTGCGGGCCAGTAGGGCTTCCAGGGCCTGCCAGACATGCTTCTGCGGCTCCGGACGAGTACAATGGCGGCAGTTCAGGCCGCTCCAACCGTCTGGGGCGCCGCGTTCAGATCGAACGCCGGACGTGCTCACAACCGGAGCGGCCTTTTCGTGTCCTGTTGGCAGGAGGTCAACCACACGTGACGACGACTGGTGAAGTGCCTCAGTACGACGCTAGCGCGATCAGGGTTCTCGAGGGCCTGGATGCCGTACGCAAGCGCCCGGGCATGTACATCGGCTCAACCGGTGAACGGGGTCTCCACCAACTCGTCTGGGAGGCCGTCGACAACGCGGTCGACGAGGCGATGGCCGGCCACGCCGACCGGGTCGAGGTCACCATCCTCGCCGACGGCGGCCTGCGGGTGGTCGACAACGGCCGCGGAATCCCCACCGGCATCGTCGAGTCGGAGGGACGCTCGGCGGTCGAGGTCGTCATGACCGTGCTGCACGCCGGCGGGAAGTTCGGCGGCGGCGGCTACAAGGTTTCCGGAGGCCTGCACGGTGTGGGCATCTCCGTCGTCAACGCGCTGTCGACCCGGCTCGAGGTCGAGGTCAGGAACGCCGGCCACCGCTGGACCCAGTCGTACCACCTCGGTGAGCCCGACCATCCACTCCAGCAGCACGAGGAGACCGAGGAGACCGGCACCACCATCAGCTTCTGGCCCACGCCGGACATCTTCGAGGTGACGACGTTCTCCTACGAGACGATCGCCACCCGGCTGCGTGAGATGGCGTTCCTCAACAAGGGCCTGACCATCGCCCTGCGCGACGAGCGGGTCGACATGACCGAGTCGGGGCAGGTACGCGAGGACGTCTTCTGCTACGAGAACGGCATCGTCGACTATGTCGCGCACCTCAACGCCGCCAAGGATCCGGTGCACCGCAGCGTGATCGCGTTCGAGGCAGAGGACGACAAGGCCGGCATGAGCCTGGACGTCGCGATGCAGTGGAACTCCTCCTTCACCGAGTCGGTGCACACGTTCGCCAACGCGATCAACACCCACGAGGGCGGCACGCACGAGGAGGGCTTTCGATCCGCGCTGACCAGCCTGGTGAACAGGTTCGGTGAGGACTGGAACCTCATCAAGAAGCGTGAGGACCGGCTGAGCGGCGACGACGTGCGCGAGGGCCTGACCGCGATCATCTCGGTCAAGATGGAGCAGCCGCAGTTCGAGGGCCAGACGAAGACCAAGCTCGGCAACACCGAGGCCAAGACGTTCGTCCAGACGCTGATGTACGACCAGCTCAGCCAGTGGTTCGAGAAGAACCCGGGTGAGGGCCGCGACATCGTGCGCAAGGGCATCGCCGCCGCGACCGCCCGGGTGGCCGCCCGGAAGGCGCGCGACCTGGCCCGCAACCGCAAGGGACTGCTCGGTGGCGGTGGCCTGCCCGGCAAGCTCGCCGACTGCCAGTCGACCAATCCCGACGAGTGCGAGATCTTCATCGTGGAGGGCGACTCCGCGGGCGGGTCGGCCAAGGGTGGTCGCGATCCGCGGATCCAGGCGATCCTGCCGATCCGGGGCAAGATCCTCAACGTCGAGCGGGCCCGCATCGACCGGGTGCTGCAGAACGCCGAGGTCCAGGCGATCATCGCGGCCCTGGGCACCGGCATCCACGAGGACTTCGACCTGGCCAAGCTGCGCTACCACAAGATCGTGCTGATGGCCGACGCCGACGTGGACGGCCAGCACATCACCACGCTGCTGCTCACGTTGCTGTTCCGTTTCATGAAGCAGGTCATCGAGGCCGGCCACGTCTACATCGCGCAGCCGCCGTTGTTCAAGATCCGCTGGTCCAACGCACCGCACGAGCTCGCCTACTCCGACCGCGAACGCGACGGTCTGCTGGCCGCGGGCCAGGAGGCAGGCCGGAAGCTGCCGAAGGAGAACCCGATCCAGCGTTACAAGGGTCTGGGCGAGATGAACGCCGACGAGCTGTGGGAGACCACGATGGATCCCGACGGCCGGATCCTGGGTCAGGTCACCCTCGACGACGCGGCGCAGGCGGACGAGATCTTCTCCGTACTCATGGGTGAGGACGTCGAGCAACGGCGTTCGTTCATCCAGCGCAACGCAAAAGACGTCCGGTTCCTCGACATCTGATGACTCTCGTCGCATCGTCCAGCTCCCCGTCCACCGGTTCGCCCGGACACCTCGCGTCGTCCCCCGTGGGCGACCGTAGTGCGAAGGAACAGGTCCAGTGACCGAAGACACCACCGCTGCTCCACCTCCTCCCCCCTCCAGGATCAACCCGGTCGATCTCCAGTCGGAGATGCAGCGCAACTACCTCGAGTACGCCATGAGCGTGATCGTGGGGCGGGCGCTGCCGGACGTCCGCGACGGGTTGAAGCCGGTGCACGTCCGCGTGCTGTACGCCATGTACGACGGCGGATACCGCCCGGACCGGGGCTTCTCCAAGTGCTCCCGCGTCGTCGGTGACGTGATGGGTCAGTACCACCCCCACGGCGACAGTGCGATCTACGACACCCTCGTCGGCCTGGCGCAGCCGTGGACCAAGCGGCACCCGCTGGTGCAGGGGCAGGGCAACTTCGGCTCGCCCGGCAACGACCCGCCGGCCGCGATGCGGTACACCGAGTGCCGGATGGCCCCGCTGGCCATGGAGATGGTGCGCGACATCGACGAGGACACCGTCGAGTTCCGCGCCAACTACGACGGTCGTGGGCAGGAGCCGGTCGTACTCCCCAGCCGGTTCCCCAACCTGCTGGTGAACGGCTCGGCCGGGATCGCGGTCGGGATGGCCACCAACATCCCGCCGCACAACATGCGCGAGGTCTCCTCGGCGGCGCTGTGGGCGCTTGAGCACCCCGAGGCCACCAGGGAGGAGATCCTCGCCGCCGCGATGGAGCGCATTCCCGGCCCGGACTTCCCGACCGGCGCGCTCATCGTCGGCAACCGTGGGATCGAGGACGCCTACCGCACCGGCCGCGGCTCGATCACCATGCGCGCGGTGGTCGACGTGGAGGAGGACAGCAAGGGCCGGACCTGTCTGGTCATCACCGAGCTGCCCTACCAGGTCAACCCGGACAACCTCGCCCTGCGGATCGCCGAGCTCGCCGACTCCGGCAAGGTCACCGGCATCGCCGACGTACGCGACGACTCCTCCTCCCGCACCGGCCAGCGCCTGGTCGTCGTCCTCAAGCGGGACGCGATCGCGAAGGTCGTCCTCAACAACCTCTACAAGCACACCCAGTTGCAGGACAACTTCGGCGCCAACATGCTGGCGCTGGTCGACGGGATTCCGCGCACGCTCTCCCTCGACCAGTTCATCTCGCACTGGATCGACCACCAGATCGACGTCATCCAGCGGCGCACCCGCTTCCGGCTGCGCAAGGCGGAGGAGGACGCCCACGTCTACCGCGGCCTGGCCAAGGCGCTGGACGCGCTGGACGAGGTCATCGCGCTGATCCGGCGCAGCCCCTCGGCCGACGACGCCCGCACCGGGCTGATCGAGCTGCTGGAGATCGACGAGATCCAGGCGCGGGCCATCCTCGACATGCAGCTGCGCCGGCTGGCCGCGCTCGAACGCCAGGCGATCCTGGAGCGGCTGGCCGAGCTGGAGGCCCGGATCGCCGACTACAAGGACATCCTCGCCTCGCCGCAGCGCCAGCGGACGATCGTGGCGGAGGAGCTGACCGCCATCGTCGACCGCTACGGCGACGACCGGCGTACGCAGATCATTCCCGCCGACGGTGACCTGACCGCGGCCGACCTCATCCCCGACGAGGAGGTCGTGGTCACCATCACGATGGGTGGCTACGCCAAACGCACCCGTAGTGACCTCTACCGCAGCCAGAAGCGCGGCGGAAAGGGCGTACGCGGCGCGGCGTTGCGTGGCGACGACGTGATCAACCACCTGTTCGTGACCCGCACCCATCACTGGCTGTTGTTCTTCACCAACCGGGGTCGGGTCTACCGCGCCAAGGCGTACGAGCTGCCCGAGGCGGCGCGGGACGCGAAGGGCGGCCACGTCGCCGGGCTGCTGTCGTTCCAGCCGGACGAGGAGATCGCCGAGGTGCTGGCGATCGCCGACTACGAGCAGTTCCCGTACCTCGTCCTCGCCACCAAGAAGGGCCTGGTCAAGAAGACCCCGCTGCGGGAGTACGACTCCAACCGCGCGGCCGGGGTCATCGCCTTGAATTTCCGCGACGACGACGACGAACTGATCGGCGCGGAGCTGGTCAACCCCGACGACGAACTCCTCCTGGTCTCCCGCAAGGCTCAGGCGGTGCGATTCGTGGCCGATGACGGACAGCTGCGCCCGATGGGCCGGGCTACCTCCGGTGTGACCGGGATGCGTTTCCGCGACGGTGACGAACTGTTGTCGATGGCGGTGATCCGGGCCGGTCAGGAAGAGGGCCAGTACGTCTTCACGGTCACCGACGGTGGCTACGCCAAGCGGACCGCCGTGTCCGAGTACCGCCGGCAGGGCCGCGGGGGACTGGGAATCAAGGCTATGCGGATT encodes:
- the dnaA gene encoding chromosomal replication initiator protein DnaA; protein product: MAGEPDPLSATWRLVREGLDQDLPATHRVWLAQSRPVTLHGNTAIIAVRDDFTRTQLETKLRPRLEDALSTALGQPVRLAVTVEPSLSLDDHDDPGGRASTPAAGGEYDQGPERGGPPAGPHAQGGTGTQAPGMSGSSSVDPASSGRSGVPDLPRSGLNGGVSGTDAFALSSAPPGQPVRADSEPPRLNPKYLFDTFVIGSSNRFAHAAAVAVSEAPGKAYNPLLIYGDSGLGKTHLLHAIGHYVRNLFANARIRYVSSEEFTNDFINSIRDDKAPTFQRRYRDVDVLLVDDIQFLENKERTQEEFFHTFNALHNANKQIVISSDRPPKRLETLEDRLRNRFEWGLITDIQPPDLETRIAILRKKAAQERLTAPPEVLEFIASKIQTNIRELEGALIRVTAFASLNRQAVDLALAEIVLKDLIPTGGEPEITAGQIMAQTSSYFGLSMDDLCGSSRSRVLVTARQIAMYLCRELTDLSLPKIGQQFGGRDHTTVMHADRKIRQLMAERRSVYNQVTELTNRIKQQARSS
- the dnaN gene encoding DNA polymerase III subunit beta; translated protein: MKFRVDRDVLADSVAWVARSLPSRPSLPVLAGMLVEARDGELLLSGFDYETSARVSVPADVSAEGSALVSGRLLADISRSLPAQPVDLTAEGGKVVVTCRSARFTVQTLPVEDYPELPQMPAASGMVKGDVFANAVSQVAVAAGRDDMLPVLTGVRIEIEGSSVTLAATDRYRLAVREFTWSPEQSDLSATALVPARVLADTAKAFGAGSDVTIALAAPGTGSGEGLVGFTGTTGGSQRRTTTRLLDGEFPKYRTLFPPEQQTVARVETSSLVESLKRVALVAERNTPIRLTFDDGVATLEAGSSDEAQASESIDATIEGEGLTIGFNPQYLLDGLGAIEAPIAQFAFTQSTRPAVLTGLAAADAEPNSDYRYLLMPVRLQS
- the gnd gene encoding phosphogluconate dehydrogenase (NAD(+)-dependent, decarboxylating) → MEIGLVGLGKMGANMRERLRAADHTVVGYDHNPEVSDVDSLEAMVAQMSRPRVVWVMVPAGAPTRAVIAELAKLLDDGDVVVDGGNSRWTDDVTSAQTLAERGIGFVDCGVSGGVWGRTNGYALMCGGTAEDVAKVQPAFDALKPEGEFGFVHAGKVGAGHFAKMVHNGIEYGVMQAYAEGYELLEATDIVDNVTDVFRSWREGTVIRSWLLDLLVSALEEDQGLEKIKGYADDSGEGRWTVEAAIDNAVPMPAIAAALFARFASRQEDSPAMKAIAAMRNQFGGHAVHPDAHAVRPDTEAP
- the recF gene encoding DNA replication/repair protein RecF (All proteins in this family for which functions are known are DNA-binding proteins that assist the filamentation of RecA onto DNA for the initiation of recombination or recombinational repair.); protein product: MYVAHLSLTDFRNYATVELDLEPGVTVFLGQNGQGKTNLVEAVGYLATLGSHRVPHDAPLVRADATRAIVRGDVVRDARHLLIELEVTPGRANRARLNRSPVSRPRDVLGVLRTVLFAPEDLALVKGDPDTRRRFLDELLVARAPRLAGVRQDYDRVLRQRNTLLKTAAQASSGALRTLDAWDSHLARLSGELLAARLATIELLGPLVAKAYAHVSPTQEEVRLDYRCSAELGDQVTAAALADDVTAALAERRDEEVRRGVSLVGPHRDDVVLSLGEFPAKGYASHGESWSVALALRLAAYDLLSSDGGEPVLILDDVFAELDAGRRRRLAGLVAGAEQVLVTAAVAEDVPEQLAGARYVVAEGRVERADRAA
- a CDS encoding DUF721 domain-containing protein, with translation MPTEPRDQPEGSTPAEPSTPFPGASNALDPTVPADLVDPVGGEVQTPAGQVDEAPEGPHSPDDGDATWNPSGLELARAVAAALARPGLGGPGGRAGGRSGSAGRADRRSRSGRTTRTTRSGAGPDDRDPQVLDATIGRLVDERGWSTDVAVAGALARWDHIVGPDVAAHCRAERYVDAELTVRADSTAWATQVRLLAPSLVRRLNEELGDGTVRRVVVLGPSAPSWQRGLRSVRDGRGPRDTYG
- the gyrB gene encoding DNA topoisomerase (ATP-hydrolyzing) subunit B, whose amino-acid sequence is MTTTGEVPQYDASAIRVLEGLDAVRKRPGMYIGSTGERGLHQLVWEAVDNAVDEAMAGHADRVEVTILADGGLRVVDNGRGIPTGIVESEGRSAVEVVMTVLHAGGKFGGGGYKVSGGLHGVGISVVNALSTRLEVEVRNAGHRWTQSYHLGEPDHPLQQHEETEETGTTISFWPTPDIFEVTTFSYETIATRLREMAFLNKGLTIALRDERVDMTESGQVREDVFCYENGIVDYVAHLNAAKDPVHRSVIAFEAEDDKAGMSLDVAMQWNSSFTESVHTFANAINTHEGGTHEEGFRSALTSLVNRFGEDWNLIKKREDRLSGDDVREGLTAIISVKMEQPQFEGQTKTKLGNTEAKTFVQTLMYDQLSQWFEKNPGEGRDIVRKGIAAATARVAARKARDLARNRKGLLGGGGLPGKLADCQSTNPDECEIFIVEGDSAGGSAKGGRDPRIQAILPIRGKILNVERARIDRVLQNAEVQAIIAALGTGIHEDFDLAKLRYHKIVLMADADVDGQHITTLLLTLLFRFMKQVIEAGHVYIAQPPLFKIRWSNAPHELAYSDRERDGLLAAGQEAGRKLPKENPIQRYKGLGEMNADELWETTMDPDGRILGQVTLDDAAQADEIFSVLMGEDVEQRRSFIQRNAKDVRFLDI
- the gyrA gene encoding DNA gyrase subunit A, with translation MTEDTTAAPPPPPSRINPVDLQSEMQRNYLEYAMSVIVGRALPDVRDGLKPVHVRVLYAMYDGGYRPDRGFSKCSRVVGDVMGQYHPHGDSAIYDTLVGLAQPWTKRHPLVQGQGNFGSPGNDPPAAMRYTECRMAPLAMEMVRDIDEDTVEFRANYDGRGQEPVVLPSRFPNLLVNGSAGIAVGMATNIPPHNMREVSSAALWALEHPEATREEILAAAMERIPGPDFPTGALIVGNRGIEDAYRTGRGSITMRAVVDVEEDSKGRTCLVITELPYQVNPDNLALRIAELADSGKVTGIADVRDDSSSRTGQRLVVVLKRDAIAKVVLNNLYKHTQLQDNFGANMLALVDGIPRTLSLDQFISHWIDHQIDVIQRRTRFRLRKAEEDAHVYRGLAKALDALDEVIALIRRSPSADDARTGLIELLEIDEIQARAILDMQLRRLAALERQAILERLAELEARIADYKDILASPQRQRTIVAEELTAIVDRYGDDRRTQIIPADGDLTAADLIPDEEVVVTITMGGYAKRTRSDLYRSQKRGGKGVRGAALRGDDVINHLFVTRTHHWLLFFTNRGRVYRAKAYELPEAARDAKGGHVAGLLSFQPDEEIAEVLAIADYEQFPYLVLATKKGLVKKTPLREYDSNRAAGVIALNFRDDDDELIGAELVNPDDELLLVSRKAQAVRFVADDGQLRPMGRATSGVTGMRFRDGDELLSMAVIRAGQEEGQYVFTVTDGGYAKRTAVSEYRRQGRGGLGIKAMRISDARGSLVGAIVVSNGDRVLSVKASGQVTRSPVADVAAKGRDTMGVIFADVREGDSVVAIARNTEDDAGDDGKPETADDLPTDDGPTDGPAGQDQADSQEDST